Within the Telopea speciosissima isolate NSW1024214 ecotype Mountain lineage chromosome 4, Tspe_v1, whole genome shotgun sequence genome, the region GCCAATAAATAAACCATTAATGGAAATCGAACTCGATTTTGgcagagatgggttttgagagaggTCATGTCTCAGAAATAgaagatggatttggttttgggtttagatgAAGAAAGTGGGATGAGAGTTTTAATTAGATTCGGTTTAAAAAATGGAAGGAGAGAGTTATGTGCAGGTTTGGggaagagttgcaggttttggaaAACTGATTTGAaaaagatgagggcattttggtagtTCACCTCTTGATTTTAATCTTGTTAGACTTAAAATAAGGGATGGAATACCTGTTAATGTTAAGAACCTTGGGGGTGGGGGAtgcagaattttttaaaattaaatgatttttctataattacgtcaaacctcaggaaatatgtgaaatttttttttttataaataaaaaatatttctaaGAATCCTGAATTTAATTGGGTCTCAAgcaataaaatattatttaataaaaaaaaaaaagaaaaaaaatccctgACCCAAACATAGGGTTATACGAAATGACTGCCGCACTTCTTGTATAGAAAGACAGAAAATCTTGAGATGCAGCAGTCATTGCGCAGCCCTTTGTGTAGGCACAGGAGCCGCCACCCTTTAAAAAActattaaaaccaatttttttcaACGATTGACATTACAACATTTCTGGCCGTAGATTCAACAGAATGTTGAATAGAATAGAGTGGGTCCCCCGGAAGCAGCGTAGTATACTACTACGCGAGTGAGGATAacatcttctttccattttgaTATTTTCAGTATATTTTTGACTTTTATGGATAGGACTTTTGGTTGCGTTTGACCTTTTCTTCTCAAAACACTTCCGAGAAGGAAACTCTGGTAACAACAGTCTTGTTGCCTGGTGGAGGTTTAATCTTTGTCCAGTAGCGTAAGCTGTAAGGTTCCCAGAAATTTCTTCCTCAACAAGTGAAAAGGACCTCATCCTTCTCAGTTCTCTCGCGCTTCTGATCAAGAAGGTATTTTTACGTTCGATTTACTTTCGGTTTCGAACAGAAAGGATTGAATTCCTAATTAGGGTTCTTCAATTTTCGTTTGAAACATTCGACCTTAATTCTCTACAAACGATTATCGATTACTGTAATCGATAATCGTTTGTAGTTGTTGGGTCGATTTTCTGTTTGGAAGATTAACAGACTAGAATCGGGTGGTCGGGATTGGCTTCCATTTTGAATTTGGGTGTCCACAGATCGTAACTATGAAGATCGAGGAATTAGGAGAGGTGGAATCTGATGAAAAAGATCTCCTTTCACGGAGACAGATTGTTAACGTGGACGCAAAGAGAGCGTTAGTTGGAGCAGGGGCGCGGATTCTCTTCTATCCTACTCTTTTATATAATGTGTTTCGGAATAAGACTGAAGCGGAGTTCCGATGGTGGGATGAAATTGATCAGGTTTTGCTTTCCCTTAATTTGatctttccccctttttcaaaattttctcttttctccatgtACTTGTTTGATAGAGAATTTAACTGTTTGTACCTGTGAATCAGTATAAATTTATGAAAGTTGCCAATTTTCCCTTTATCTATTGTTTAACTAGCATTTATTTGCCCTTGAGGTGGGAATTTCTATCTTAATTGTTCTTTTTTCTCGTGTTCcctttttcagtttcttttgcTGGGGGCTGTTCCATTTCCCAAGGATGTTCCACGCTTGAAGCAGCTTGGTGTTGGAGGCGTCATCACTCTCAATGAACCATACGAGACTTTGGTTCCTACCTCCTTGTACCATGTGTGTAATTTCTGAACATTATTCTCTTGAATTATTATGTTAGTGGTAATATAATTCTTCTTACTGGTATATAATCTGTTCAAGCTGCCATATTTTCGCAGGGTTTTGGAGCTTTTTGGTTCTTTACTGATTGTGGATTTTATTTTTGCCATGAATTCTCACCATATATTTTCTTCATTCCTGTCGATAAAATGCATCTATTTTGTTGAGTATTTCCATAGAATTCAATGGATTagtttttaattagtttcaATATAATGGGAAGCTTTGACACAGAGATTGTCTGGTGTCCCATCAGTGAAGCTTTGAGTTAACTTATCTGAATTTCTATATAGAATATTGGTCTCCTGTTTTCTGTTGATGTGGTGTTTCACTTTCTTCCATTTGGTTGGAGGTTTTTTCAATTTCGTTGTAATTGATCTAGGAGAATAAGTGAAAATTCAGATTTGCTCCCTGTGAAGCTTACTATAGACGCCATAAAGAGCTTGATTTCAAGTTTTCTTCTGTATATTCAGCTATTTTCTTTTATGGTTTTCAGGCTTATGGAATTGACCATCTGGTTATTCCAACAAGGGACTACCTATTTGCCCCATCACTTACAGATATTAGCCGAGCTGTTGACTTCATTCACAGTAAGTGAATCTCTTATGACCTTAATGTGAACAGTTGTGCCTTTGCTGCTGTgacatgtttttgtttttaaatttcttcATTCCATCAAACTAATGGGCTATGCATGACAATGGAAAGGTGATTCACAATGAGTGCCTCTTTACTGGACTCCTGttggtttctctctttctaacttcTGGACAGTGCTAGCAGAGGTGACCTGATGGGTGGGACATTGGCAATATGTCCCCCCGTTCCAACCAGGCAACTCAACCCAAAAGCCTTCTCGTTCTCAAATATCCCATTAAGTCTTAACCTTTGGATGCATTGATAGGGCTTTTCAAGTTCTTTGCATCTTTGGTTAATTATGTGCCTCATTCCCTCTAGGAACTTTGTTTCCATCAAGGGACTTTTTTTCCCTGTTTGGTCACTCcatcccttttttatttttttgggtggtggaggtgattaattttaattttagttttccCCTGCTCTCCTACGGAGAAGGGGGTaaagctgcatacatttgcccctcccaaaccctgcagtagcgggagcctcatgcactgggttgctatttttttccccttacaAAATTTGCTTATTTTTCATGCAAATATGGATTCCTTGTACTTTCAGACAATATGGCTGGATTTTCCCATTAGAATGCTGTATCAAAGCATAGATACAGGCTTTAACATGTGGCACAACTTAAAAAACCATAGTGCTTTGCCGTTTGGTTGCTTGAACTTCTGATCTACTAAAGTCAAGCTGATTGTGGTCTATGACCATCCTGAGGTCAAGCTGCTAAGCCTTAATTATGATTTGTATATCGATCCCAACCCTTGGCCTGGCTCAAAAAGACCTGAACCTTTCGGTTTATTggccccccaacccccccccctcctcccaaaaaaaaaaaggattttcaatCAAGCAAGAAGACGGATGCACGTGCTAATGCGCAACCTCTTGCGATAGGCGCTCTGGAGTTGATGGGTGCAACAAGCAACATTTAAATGAAGACCATTGACAATTTGTAGCTGTAAATGTGCATTAGACTAGgatttttagtttgtttttaggttttctttttcctcccttttAAATAGGTATTTTCTTGTGGTAGTCAAACAGACACAAGTAGTTGTTTGTGACTTACTAGTGGTTGTAGAATATGGGAGTATTGAATTTGATAATGCTGTTTGTATTTTCTGATCATTAAATGGATTTTTTTGTGGTCTTATTTAGAGAATGCATCATGTGAAAGAACTACTTATGTTCACTGTAAAGCTGGGCGGGGTAGGAGTACAACCATTGTCCTCTGCTATTTGGTAAGATCCCAATTCCTGTGAAACTTTTCAACTACTGTCCTGGTTTTGTTCATTTATTGAGGCAAGTTTTAAGGTCCAGCACTCAATGCCCTCTTTAAATTGTAATATTGTGCATCCAAAAATGTTTATTTCACCTGCAAGAGGTAGTCAAATGACAAGCTTGTTTTCATTGGTTTTGGATAGATTCTGAGGTTGTATCCACGTCCTGTTGATAATGTTGCAGGTGGAGTATAAGAATATGACACCTGCTGCTGCATTGGAATATGTGCGATCTAGAAGACCTAGAGTGCTGCTAGCTCCTTCACAATGGAAGGTATGCTATGTTTTATCTTCACAAAAGCTGTGTCTAATTAAAGAATAGTCAAATCTTAAACAAAATACTTCAGGAAtagaagaaaattaattaattaaatgatgCAACTTGagagggtaagcaagccaagatcgaatctgAATGAGAATAGGATAAGCTGTAGATGAAGATGGATAGGTGGCAacctagagtcccactagttgcccaACCGTCGGAGTCCCACCTTGATCCCACTTGAGTCTCACAAGCAAAAGTTCTCAAagagtagtttttttttttttttttgaagaattcTGGAATGCCAAAGCAGCCTTCCACGATTTGAATTTATAGAGGAAGAAGTTCCAAAAACCCCTTAGATACATGTAAGTAATTAATGGACTATTGGTACTCCCAACCCATTACATAGAAAACAGCCCCCCATGCATCTAGgaacaataaacaagaaaacaataaatctGCCTAGGAATATAAAAAGACACTTAAGTACTTAACTACCTAGATATATGAATAGACACTTAAATAAATCTatgaaatatgaaaataagcATTAGTAAGCCTAATCCAGTATGCCGCCTTTGTAAGCAttactaagcctaatcccgtatgccttctttgtacccacattttaggcccattacaaataaaatacatggaatcaaaggcccaatgcatACATAACCCCACCAAAGGCTTatctccaataaaataagcccattatgtgacttatTTGCATCAATTAACCTTGTGAGCCAATTTCTCCCTGCATCATTAAATTTCTCAAATCAGAGGCTCAGATCAGTCTCTGAAATATCAACCAGATTCAATGTTTAGGTTTTAAGCAATTAAACAATCCTCAGGTCTGAACTCAAAATAGGACAGAATCAGGAGATTTTTACTAAAACCAGATCAGAAAATCTGATGAGCAAGTTACCCTGGTCGAAGGCCTCTGTGGGCAAGGCCTTGAAAGACCCCAAAAGATCCCCTTGATCTGATGGACAGATCAATCTCAGATGATGACTCAGTTCTGCCAGAAAACAACTGTAAAACAGGGCATCTGCAGGATGTAATAGGGCCTTATCAGATGAATCAACATGAACAGAATATTAATATTAACAGTAGATTAAGGAAGGATGATTCAGCCCAAGTTAGAATAAAACAAAGCACAGCAattccatccaaaaaaaaaaaaagcacagcAAGATTGATTGATGAAGATTAAAAACAGTACCTTATGTGCAGGAAAAACAGTGTGTTAAGTTATACATGAGTCGTGGAGTTGGGTTGTATTACTCACTGTAGTTAGTCCCTATCATAAGAGAGTCCTATTATTAGTCTTGTTAGTTGTCACTAGTTAGGTTACTTTCCTTTTCTATTACTTTCTATGTTTCAGTTTCGTAGTCTGATTGTAATTATATagcttattataaataaaggacacAACCAGTGATAGAACATACTTTGAATCTATCCCTGGGATTAGAcacttctctttctccatcgtctctctttctctcttggtttgcttcttcttcttcacaggtTCTGGTGTTAAAgttttgttacatggtatcagagccatgaagaggaattagaagaaaaaaagttaTATACAACCGTAGTTGAAGAAAGTCTAGGGTTTCTACTGTTTCGATAAAAAAAATCCTACCTGCTGAAGGGCTTCGGAGGTTGAATAGACCCCCCTTGTTTGCTACTTTATTTTGTGATCCTTGTTTCTGTTGGAAGGTACAGAACAAGATCATCTTCTGCTATCTCGTATTTGCTGGAGTGTTCGTTGTTGAGGGAGTATCAATGATTCTATCATATCTTCTGGAGTGTTGACGTTTGCATCGATTATTGATTTTATTCTGTGCTGCTGCTATCGATTGCTCAGATTCTATACATTGATTTATTGTTGTTTCTGTTATTGCCGGAAGACATCTGATGGTGTTGATTTATTCCTTTGGTGCTATCGTACTAGGGTTTCAAATATGTGATGAATATGTATTGAATACGTTGCTATGTGCCCAAGATTGTCTCCCCCTTGGTTATCGACAACAGGTATGGAGGTTTCTTTTCTTCGTCAAGCTTGCAAAGAAGCCATGGACTTGAAGGAAACCACATATTGTGGTTCTTTTTTTTGCTGCTTGTCTTCTATTGCAAGGGggcctcttcttcctctggtttCTGGTTTTaacgagaggaagaagaagatataggTCACCATGTTCCCTCCTTTACAATTGCACCCCTTTCTTTTGCTCTAATTATGTTTTGTCCCATACCTCATATTTGCTTCCAAGTCTATCCCCATACAATAAATGGTAATTCCATCTGTCCCATTGCTTCATTATTTACTAATAAccccttaaaaaatatttaccaAATTTCCATCAACTCCTTTAAATATTTGGTGTCTTGTTGATTGGGTGGATCCATAAGCCATAAAAGTTGGGTTTTGgaacctttattttttatttttgcttgagTAGTTCCGTTAGTGGccaaaatttatgaaattgGCATTGGGCTTTTATATTTGCAATATTACTGCGTTAGTGGGCCCTTGATTGCAttagtttgggatttttaattttttgatgatTGGTATTTGCATGAAGTGGTGGTTGTTATTATTAGGAATTCTTCTCTGCTCAGATTTGTTTCAATCTGGCCTATCTGGGATTTTATTTGCTACCATGCAGGGGTGCTTGAAGATTTGTTTTATTATTGGAGATTATTTGTGGCTGCTCTTGATGATTATATGCTGGTTGAATATTATTTTACAATCTATGCCTTATTTATCCACATGGCATACTATCcttgagggggagattggaggTTCTTATCTACTTAAGTCATCAGTTGAAGATTTATCTATTCGTGTCATCTACTCATCAATTGaagattatttttatttatttgtccCTGTCCTCGACAACAATTATATTTGTGAAGATGATATTCAACAGCAAAACATATTTATCTGATCCCCAGCAATTTGATGTTGAATTATTTGGTCTACAACAACCTTATGTTGTCTAGTTCATAGTAATCTGATGTTACTTGGTTCGCAGTAATCTATATTGCATTTTTATCAGTGGGATTTTTATTTGAGACCTCTATTAGGGGCTCAAGAGTGAGTCCGGTACTTTGGTCATTACTAATCAGACCTTTGATTATATGATCTATGCTAATCACATCATTATTACCCTATTGATTGGAGTGTCTTCCTTAAGAAGGACTTATGTGTAGCTATTGGAGTTGCACTTTTACCGGTCTTTGCTTTAGCAAGTTACTACTTACTATTTGCCTTCGTTGGGAAGGGTTTATGATGTAGTTTTTGGATGGtgcacttttatctttttttttttttggaagattaGTAACCTACTACCTATCTCTTATGATGTAGCTGTTGGATGCTACATTTTATTAATCTTTTAGAAGATTACTACCTACTACCGACCTTCTTTGAGAATTGCCTTTGATATTACTGTTGTTATTATGATATTATGGATTGCGGTTTGTGTTTATGGCCACTTATTTTGCTCATTGCTGATTAGATTTATTCGACACAGAGATTATTATTTACTGGTGCTGCTGATGATTGGTGTGTTTGAGCTGATATTGCTACCTGGATGAAGTTTTTTCCATGTTCATTGGTGTCTACAACTCCTATTCAAAACTGGTATTGCTTTTAATTTCTGttcttgttgttccaagctggagcctttgatatttatactccagcttgagggggagttaAGTTATATAGGAGTCGTGGAGTTGGGTTATATTACTCACGGTAGTTAATCCCTATCATAAGAGAGTCCTATTCTTAGTTAATTTTGTTAGTTGTCACTAGCTAGGTTACTTTCCTTTTCTAGTACTTTCCATGTTTCAGTTTCGTAGTCTGATTGTAATTGGATAGCTTATTATAAAGAAAGGACACTACCAGCGATAGAACATACTCTGAATCTATCACTGTGTATAGACACTTCTTCGTCATcgtctctttttctctcttggcTTGCTTCTTCTTCATAGGTTCTAGTGTTAAGGTTTTGTTACATAGAGTATAAGAAAGAGGATTGGCTTCCCACTAAAACAGGATCAGAATCCGAGTCCAAGGAGCTGATGCAGTTAGGCGTATATTTAATTAGGGTTGTTTTTGCTTTAACTTTATCTTGTTGCTAAGCAATAGGAATCGTAGATAGAGTTTGAGTCAGTCTATTTCAGTTCCATTTTAGGATTAGGAGTTGTTTATTTGCTTCTATATTAGAGTATGCAAGGAACGGTTGAGATTTGGACTTTTGAAGcgctgctgccaagagctgtgaTGCGCAGATTTGGTCTTCCTCCCTTGATACCTTCTCTCTCATCTCACGTTCTTCTCCCGCAATCTTCTTCATGCCTACATCATCACTCCATATGGCAGAAAAACAGCCAGCATGTTGAAAATGGTTCCTAGATGTGGCGTGTTGGAAATCTTttctgctttttatttttttcccttttacttATTCTTTTAAAACATGATGATATGCAGGCTGTCCAAGAGTATGGAATGCGCCACCGAAATGTTTCTGCACACTCACCTGTAGGGGATGAAGTTCTGATAACGAAGGCAGATTTGGAAGGTTACCATGGACCTCGCAATGATGCTGCTGGTAAGGAGCTGATCAGCAGCTGCAAGGGAACGAGAGGTAGGCCTATGATAGCAAGACTCTGTTGCCTTTTCGCATCCTTGAAAGTTTCAGGAGGCTGCACATCAGATGTTGGAAGGGTGCCACAGATTCGTGCATGTTAGGCCCCGAGAAGGATGTTGGGAGGACAATTTCAGCAAATTTTGATAAACCTTGGATTTTCAGTACTctgagaggagaaaggaaaccTTCAAAGTATGTGTATGAATGAAGAATCTTTAAGTGGAGAGTTATGCCAAGTTTGTATGTTATCAG harbors:
- the LOC122659655 gene encoding phosphatidylglycerophosphate phosphatase PTPMT2-like, giving the protein MKIEELGEVESDEKDLLSRRQIVNVDAKRALVGAGARILFYPTLLYNVFRNKTEAEFRWWDEIDQFLLLGAVPFPKDVPRLKQLGVGGVITLNEPYETLVPTSLYHAYGIDHLVIPTRDYLFAPSLTDISRAVDFIHKNASCERTTYVHCKAGRGRSTTIVLCYLVEYKNMTPAAALEYVRSRRPRVLLAPSQWKAVQEYGMRHRNVSAHSPVGDEVLITKADLEGYHGPRNDAAGKELISSCKGTRGRPMIARLCCLFASLKVSGGCTSDVGRVPQIRAC